CTTAGGCCGCGCCATCAATGCGCGGCCCAGCGCCAGCATCTGCTGTTCCCCTCCGGAAAGCGTGCCCCCCAACTGGTGGATGCGCTCGGCCAGCCGGGGGAAACGTTCGAGGACCACCTCGATGTCCATGCGCCGGTAAGGGTTGTGGTAGCCGCCGATGAGCAGGTTCTCGCGCACCGTCATGTCGGCGAAGATCTGGCGGCCTTCTGGAACAAGCGCCATCGCATTGCTCACGCAGCGCCAGGCGGGCAGTCCCTGGGCGTGGCGACCGTTGACCAGGATTTCGCCGCGCCACGGGCGAAGCAGGCCCGCCAAGGCCTTCAACAGGGTGGTTTTCCCCGCCCCGTTGGCGCCCAGAAGCCCGACAATCTCCCCCGCGCAGACGTGCAGGCTGATGCCGCGCACCACCTCGAGGCTGCCGTAGCCGCATCTAAGATTTTTGACTTGCAGTATCATGCGTAAAATCGCTGCCCAAATACACCGCGATCACATGAGGATCGTTCTGGATGGCTGCCGGCGGGCCTT
This sequence is a window from Candidatus Hydrogenedentota bacterium. Protein-coding genes within it:
- a CDS encoding ABC transporter ATP-binding protein translates to MILQVKNLRCGYGSLEVVRGISLHVCAGEIVGLLGANGAGKTTLLKALAGLLRPWRGEILVNGRHAQGLPAWRCVSNAMALVPEGRQIFADMTVRENLLIGGYHNPYRRMDIEVVLERFPRLAERIHQLGGTLSGGEQQMLALGRALMARPKMLLLDEPSMGLAPMAAKEVFAEIVKMKDLGVTVFLVEQNAAATLGIADRAYVMETGEIILEGESLELMRNSGVKRAYLGKGYKEVWE